A genomic segment from Helicobacter sp. NHP19-012 encodes:
- the secF gene encoding protein translocase subunit SecF produces MELFKRVKIINFMEYSKWGLAASTLLVIACLGLIFFKGFNLGVDFAGGSVAQVRFVKNAPIAKIRHAFNEAHFSGVQVSAFGSEQEVVIKIPVGKVHKDLSTEITKILKPLGQFEIRKLDSVGPKVGDELKKKGVLSLVLAILAMMLYVGVRYEWRFALASVIALLHDSLITATSVIVFDIDLNLEVIAAILTLIGYSINDTIIIFDRIREGMLTKRTNDLDYVINEAISSTLTRTLLTSLTVFFVLLVLYVFGSKILVGFSLPMLIGTIVGTYSSIFIAPRVAVLLGFDLERYHGNELKKAKKKQEKERLRRQYEHGRV; encoded by the coding sequence GTGGAGCTGTTTAAGCGGGTTAAGATCATCAACTTCATGGAGTATTCCAAATGGGGGCTTGCAGCCTCCACGCTTTTAGTGATCGCTTGTTTGGGGCTGATCTTTTTTAAGGGCTTTAATTTGGGTGTGGATTTTGCGGGCGGGAGCGTGGCACAGGTGCGCTTTGTTAAAAACGCCCCCATTGCCAAAATCCGCCATGCCTTCAATGAGGCGCATTTTAGCGGCGTGCAGGTGAGCGCCTTTGGTTCAGAGCAGGAAGTGGTGATCAAAATCCCCGTGGGCAAGGTGCATAAGGATTTGAGCACCGAGATCACTAAGATTTTAAAGCCCTTGGGGCAGTTTGAGATCCGTAAGCTCGATAGCGTAGGGCCCAAAGTGGGCGATGAGCTGAAGAAAAAGGGCGTACTCTCTTTGGTGCTTGCCATCCTTGCGATGATGTTGTATGTGGGGGTGCGCTACGAGTGGCGTTTTGCGCTCGCCAGCGTGATCGCCTTGTTGCACGACAGTCTCATCACCGCCACAAGCGTGATCGTGTTTGACATTGATTTAAACCTAGAAGTCATCGCCGCCATTTTGACGCTGATTGGCTACTCGATCAATGACACGATCATCATCTTTGATCGTATCCGTGAGGGCATGCTCACCAAGCGCACAAATGATTTAGATTATGTCATTAACGAAGCGATTTCAAGCACACTTACAAGGACTTTACTCACTTCCTTAACCGTGTTCTTTGTGCTCTTGGTGCTGTATGTCTTTGGCTCTAAAATCTTGGTGGGCTTTTCCTTGCCCATGCTCATTGGCACGATCGTGGGGACTTACAGCTCGATTTTCATCGCCCCAAGAGTGGCGGTTTTGCTTGGCTTTGACTTGGAGCGCTACCACGGAAATGAGCTAAAAAAAGCCAAAAAGAAACAAGAAAAAGAACGCTTGCGCCGCCAATACGAACACGGGCGGGTGTAG
- the secD gene encoding protein translocase subunit SecD, whose translation MQRVFNTRLLAFICALIFGVGFALPSFLQTKGPKITLGLDLRGGLSLLLGVGVEEALKTKYASIASSLDYAFKQQNILVQDLHSSLQGVSFTLLDKDDEKNVDKILEDLRKDGAEIFTTGNNYTLRLSFRKTQAYKQQTVVQVISTIKNRLDQFGLAEPTVLQQGKDAVLVQLPGINSIEEEQRAKNLITKSAHLQMMAVDEEKNEYLDSLTDEEIKKLGDVVLPYAGRGGQAYGHLLLKAIPILDGEMLTDAQVVYDKNNQPVVSFSLNSQGAKIFGDFSGENVGKRMAVVLDHKVYSAPYIRERIGGGSGQISGDFTVAQASDLAIALRSGVLSAPLVVLEKRIIGPSLGADSIKTSIVALIGGFILVMVFMISYYALAGVIASVALIVNLFLIIAVMAIFGATLTLPGMAGIVLTVGMAVDANIIINERIREGLRRNESIAQALHSGYANASRAIFDSNLTSLIASFLLYAYGTGSIKGFALTTGIGILASILTAIVGTQGFYQAILPQISRNKNLALWFGVQSQVSQRGRSGAV comes from the coding sequence GTGCAACGGGTGTTTAACACGCGGCTTTTGGCTTTCATTTGTGCCCTAATCTTTGGCGTGGGCTTTGCTTTGCCCAGCTTTTTACAAACCAAAGGCCCTAAGATCACCTTAGGTCTGGATTTAAGGGGTGGGCTTAGTTTGCTTTTAGGGGTGGGCGTGGAGGAAGCCCTAAAGACCAAATACGCCTCCATCGCCTCTTCGCTTGATTACGCCTTCAAGCAGCAAAATATTCTAGTGCAAGATTTGCACTCCTCCTTGCAAGGCGTGTCTTTCACACTCCTAGACAAGGACGATGAAAAGAATGTGGACAAGATTTTAGAGGATTTGCGCAAAGACGGGGCAGAGATCTTCACCACGGGCAATAACTACACCCTACGCCTCTCCTTTAGAAAGACACAAGCCTACAAGCAGCAAACCGTGGTGCAGGTCATCAGCACCATTAAAAACCGCCTCGATCAATTTGGGCTAGCCGAGCCCACCGTATTGCAACAGGGCAAAGACGCGGTGTTGGTGCAACTGCCCGGGATCAACAGCATTGAGGAAGAGCAAAGAGCGAAGAATCTCATCACCAAATCCGCCCACTTGCAAATGATGGCAGTCGATGAAGAGAAAAACGAGTATTTAGACAGCCTCACCGATGAAGAGATTAAAAAGTTAGGCGATGTGGTCTTGCCTTATGCGGGCAGAGGTGGGCAAGCCTATGGGCATTTGCTCTTAAAGGCGATCCCCATTTTGGATGGCGAAATGCTCACAGACGCGCAGGTGGTCTATGACAAGAACAACCAACCCGTGGTGAGCTTCTCTTTAAACTCGCAAGGGGCAAAGATTTTTGGCGACTTTTCAGGCGAGAATGTGGGCAAACGCATGGCGGTGGTGTTGGATCATAAAGTCTACTCTGCGCCCTATATCCGTGAGCGTATCGGGGGGGGCAGTGGGCAAATCAGTGGCGACTTCACGGTCGCACAAGCAAGCGATCTAGCCATTGCGCTAAGAAGCGGGGTGTTGAGTGCGCCCCTGGTGGTTTTAGAAAAACGCATCATTGGTCCTAGCCTTGGAGCAGATAGCATTAAAACCTCGATCGTGGCACTCATTGGGGGCTTTATTTTGGTGATGGTCTTTATGATCAGCTACTACGCCCTCGCCGGGGTGATCGCCAGCGTGGCACTCATTGTGAATTTATTTTTAATTATCGCCGTGATGGCGATCTTTGGAGCGACCTTGACCTTGCCGGGCATGGCGGGTATTGTGCTCACCGTCGGGATGGCGGTGGACGCAAACATCATCATCAATGAGCGCATTAGAGAGGGTTTAAGGCGCAATGAGAGCATTGCTCAGGCACTACACTCGGGCTATGCCAACGCCTCAAGGGCGATTTTTGACTCGAACTTAACCTCGCTCATTGCCTCGTTTTTGCTCTACGCCTATGGCACGGGCTCGATCAAGGGCTTTGCGCTCACCACGGGTATCGGTATTTTAGCCTCGATCCTCACCGCCATTGTCGGCACGCAGGGCTTTTACCAAGCCATTTTGCCCCAAATCTCGCGCAACAAAAACTTGGCGTTGTGGTTTGGCGTGCAGAGTCAAGTTTCTCAAAGGGGGCGTAGTGGAGCTGTTTAA